In Phycisphaeraceae bacterium, the genomic stretch CAGAAGTTTGTCGGTTGCTAGATCACGAAAACCTGCCTCTAAAGCAATGGACCAAGGAAAACACCCCGACACGCTCACCAGTACCGATTTCAGAATTCAAGGTATGTAACGCTATTTACGATCAGCCGGGTATTCGTAGAATCATTGACACAATGTTCGGCTCGCCGGATCAATGGAACGGCCAGCGTGCGTGGCAACTTTTTGTTACGCCCTACGACACGGATACGAAGGCAGAACTCTCCAAAGGCGGTCATATTGATTTTGTAGAAACTCCGATCCCAACTTTTGGCAGCGGGTTTATGTTCCAGGTTTCCTTGGTGAAATCTGAGCCGTTCAGCGGCAATATCACTATCCTTCCGGGTACTCATAAGCTGGTACAAATGGAACTGGCCAAGCATCCGGAGATTTTTTTCCCCAGCAATCCGTTCTTTAACAACATTTTTGACGTCGAACCATTTGAGTTCGTCGCCGAGCCAGGAGATGTCCTTCTTTTTCACCATCTGGTTGGACACTCAGGTAACAACAACCATGCTACCAATCGCTCACCACGAATCACACTCCACTGCCAGGGGTTGCGGAAAGAGTGGATGAAGGAAATCGATCCCTCTGCAAAAGGACTGAGTCCGTGGCAGCGAAGCTTAGCATTTACAGGCGGTCCTCATAGGCTCAAGCGAGATGAGGAGCAATGGATAATGGAATATCAAAAGACGCGTAAGACCAAGCCGAAGGTCGCAGCCTACTGATCGACGATGCTCTTTGGTGATGATCGCTCTATGTCACAGTCGATAAGCCTTGCCGTCACTTCGAAAGATATTCTGGCAGGTCTTATCTGAGATCAGAGAAATACGCGGACCTGTGAAATAGGATATTTCATGGCTTCTGCGGTCGAGGCACGATGGTGGCATGTCGATAGCCGGACACCCGGCAAGGTTATCTGCACGTTGTGTCCACGCGAGTGCCATATTCCTGAACATAGCCGAGGGTTTTGCTTTGTTCGCGCTAATGAGGGCGGGAAACTCGTCCTCACGACCTATGGCCGAAGCACGGGATTCTGTATCGATCCCATCGAGAAAAAGCCACTCAACCACTTCCTTCCCGGTACACCGGTACTAAGTTTTGGCACCGCAGGTTGTAATCTGGGCTGCAAGTTCTGTCAGAATTGGGATATTTCCAAGAGCCGTGAGATCGACCGGCTCAGCGAGATTGCGTCACCGGATGCCATCGTTGAAGTCGCAGTACAGACAGGTTGCCGCTCCATCGCATTTACCTACAACGATCCCGTGATTTGGACGGAATATGCCATCGATGTAGCCAGAGTTGCCCATGAACGAGGTATCAAAACCGTAGCAGTTACAGCCGGCTACATCAGCCCGGTAGCCAGACGGGAGTTTTTTCAGCATATGGATGCCGCAAACGTGGACCTCAAGGGGTTCACCGAAGCCTTCTATCGCAGGAATTGTCAAACACAGCTTGCGCCGGTTCTCGACACAATCAAGTATCTCTCTTGCGAAACAGAGGTTTGGCAAGAACTGACAAACCTGATAATCCCCGGTGAAAATGATTCCGTGGATGAAACCAAACAGATGTGCGATTGGATTGTGAGCAACCTTGGACAAAATGTGCCGATCCACTTCACCGCATTTCATCCTGATTTCAAAATGCGTGACAAAGTGAATACGCCGCACGAGACACTGATCAGAGCACATGAGATAGCCTTGGCTGCTGGAATACGCTACGCCTATTGCGGAAATGTGAGGAACGTAATGCGTGGCAGTACCTATTGTCACGGGTGCGGCTGCCAACTCATCGAACGAGATTGGTATGAAATCGGTCGTTTTAGTTTGTCAAACAATCGTTGCATGCGATGCGGCACGACCATACCGGGGGTTTTTGAGAACCATGCTGGAACGTGGGGACGCAAACGTCAGCCAGTACGGATTCCCGACATCCCATAAAAACGGAAGCTCCATCTTTACTGAAACTTCCATCAAAAGTAATCCATTTGCGAGAAGCTTAAGTGTCAACGCATCAAGGCTGTATCCGTGCCACTGCCAGAGCAGGACAGTTTTACCCATCAAATGTACTTGAAATGCAGGCAATGGCTGACCAATACCTTGCCCTTGGCAAGAAGCCCCGTCATCCCTATCGCGCGATCATGCTTCCTCACGCAGGATGGATTTACTGCGGCGAGACCCTTGGCAGGACGCTGGGACATTGTCAGATTCCGAATACGGCAATCATCATTGGTCCACGACACACTCCATATGGCTCAAACATTTCTATCGCTTCTCACACCGCGTGGAATATTCCCGGCGCAGCCATACCGATAGCAACGCTCGTTGTGAAGCGGTTAACAACTCTTTTGCCGAGCCTGCCCTGTGAAGCCGATGCACACCGTATGGAACACGGCACGGAAGTGTTATTGCCTTTTCTGTATCAAATGAATCACAACATCCAAATCGTGCCGATGGTGCTTGGACAGGTGAACTATGCCGATACCAATGTGATTGCCAAAGCGCTGGCTTTCGTCGTGAAGGAGCTGGAAACTACAGGCCAGCGACCGCTTCTGGTCATTTCGAGTGATATGAACCACTTCGCTTCAGAAGAGGAAAACCGCAGGCTGGATGGACTGGCCATCGAAGCCATGACCAGTGGCGATACCAAAAAACTCTATGACACCTGCGTCAGGAACGACATCAGCATGTGCGGAGTTATACCTGCGGTGACGATTATGAAGACATTGCAACATGAGACGTCACAGATCAAACCAATACTTATTGATTACACCACGAGCGCAAAAGTTAGCGGTGACACGTCTCGTGTCGTGGGGTACGCAGGAGTCGTAATCGACTAAAAATACCCTGCAAAAGACCAAGTATCGCAAACCAAGTATGCCAATATCGAGTAACGAGCATAAGTACTGCTTGCGGTTACTGATCCAATCCGCCATGATATTTGCCCCACTTTCCGTAATAACCACTTATCTTCCAAGGAACCGACCATGCAGACGACACTTATCATCCTCAAACCCGACGCTGTTCAGCGAAATCTGATGGGACGGATCATCACTCGTTTTGAAGACAAGGGGCTCCAAATTGTCGGAGCGAAGATGTTAAAGATCTCAACCGACCTCGCAGCTCGACATTACGAAGCACATAAGGAGAAAAAGTTTTATCCCAGCTTGGTGAAGTTCATGACCAGCAGCCCCGTCCTCGTCCTGGCAATTCGAGGGAATAACGCGATTGAAGTTTCCCGCAACATGATGGGGGCAACCTTCGGCTCCAAGGCAGCTGGAGGCACAATCCGAGGAGATTTCGGCGTATCTAATTCGTTCAACCTTATCCACGGTTCTGATAGTCCCGAAGCTGCCAAGCGTGAGTTGGACCTCTTCTTTAACGCCGGCGAGATCCATGATTTCACCCGCGCGGTCGATCATTGGGTTTATGATTTGTCCAGCGGAAAAGCGGAGTAAGCATGCCGAAAGAAGCGTCACACGTTGCCGCTTGTGTGAATTGAATTCGCCTGCAGCTTACACCCCGAACGGCTTGGTCCGGACATCGTCCTTACCTAACGAATGAAGACGTCCCATCTCAATGTACCGAGGAGGGATCGCCCGTAGATATTCCTTTTCCTGTTCGGTAACCGGTCGGACTATCTTGCCAGGTACTCCTATGACAACCATGCCATCGGGTACTTCCATCCCCGGCGGTACAACAGCTCCGGCGGCGATCATGCAGCCGTTACCAATTTTCGTTCTACCCAGAAGGATGGCTCCCATTCCAATCAGGCAGCCATTGCCGACTCGTTCTCCATGGACAAGTGCGCCGTGACCAATACTTGTGTGACTACCGATGACGTTAGGGAAACCGGCGTCACAGTGAACGACCGCGTTGTCCTGAACATTGGTGCCTTCACCGATGGTGATCTTCGCCACATCACCGCGGATCGAGACTCCATACCAAAGCGTGACGCCTTGGCCAAGCTCAACCTCACCAACAACGCGAGCGGTGTCCGCGAGATAAGCACCATTAATCAAGCGCATGGTCATATGGTGATTGTAGTAATCGCAATTAATTTAGCAGTAACCTCTCTTTGTTCGCAAGAAAGTTGAATTCGATTACTTGGTGTCTTACGATTCGCTCGTGATTCATCGTGTCTCTCGAATATTTGTATTGGTCTGGATGTCTGTGTGGTTCGGCTATGTAATGCCGTTCCATGAGCGAGGGGCCGTAACACTTGGTGGTACGGCATGGCAGTCCGCTGATGTGTCACGGTTTTGCTGTGAGACTCCAGCGAAACCCCATCACAAAGGTGTTCCGAACTCAACCAATGATCCGGTTCGCCGCTGCGCGGTTTGTTTTTTAACAGCACTCCTCCAGACGGCTCCGGTTGTTGAATGGTCAATCCCTAAGTTAACGCTTCTCCAGGTGCTTGACGTCGTCTCACGTGGTGATATTACCGATCCACCCACGCTCACAACTCCCTTTAGTCGCGGCCCACCTGCTTTCTTTTCTGTCTAATCGATTTTCATTAACCACTCGATCTGGCGCAACGTTTCAGGTACGGTGGTTACGCCACTACCTCATCCACTACCTCAAAGAAGAAAGAGTTCGATATGTTTTTGCCCCGTCACCGCAGCATTGCGGTTCGGTATGCTTTCACTCTCATTGAATTACTCGTGGTTGTCTCGATCATAGGGCTTCTCGTCGGCATCTTATTGCCAGTACTCGCATCAGCACGTGCTGCAGCGAAGGCGAGTATCTGTTTATCTAATGTGCGTCTCATTGGTGTCGCAGCACACATGTACGCGCAGCAGTCACCCGGCGATGCCTGGGTCGGCTATCCTGGTCCCGGCAGCGATCGCAAGGTGTTGTTGTATCCATACACCAATTCCGGCACCAGTAATTCTGATCGCCATATTCGACAGCTATGGCATTGTCCGGAAGCAAAGACGCAACTCAACGTCACCACCGGCATCGAGGATGTTGAAGCAAGCTACGGGTTTAACACTTATCTGAACTTCATACCACTTCGACTGATCATGCGGCCTGCAGAAACAGTCGCTTTGTGCGACGCAGGCCTCAACGACGATCTGCTCCCTCGCACCGCAACACACGTAATGCCTCCGTCAACATTGAGCAATAACATCCTCTGCCGCCCCAACCCGCGACACTCCAAGTCAGTAAATGTCGCGTTTGTGGACGGACACGCATCAGCCCTGAAGATGATTCCACCTTTTTACCCCAACGAGGCAGGCGTCTGGCTCGGTAATGGGATCACTGATCCGAATAACCCAAACTACAAGGATGAATTATGGGATCTTCGTTGAAACATTGGCCTCCTTTCCATACGTGCTTCGCCACCGTAACTCTCTTCTTGATGCTGCTTTCGACTGCACATGCACATGACATCTGGATCGAAGTCGGCACGCCGATCGTTCGTGAAGGAGATACCGTCAAGACTGATCTATTTTTGGGGAACCATGGCAATAATCATCGCGACTTCAAACAATCGGGTAAGGTTGATCCAAAGAATATTTGCTGCGAGTTGATTGCTCCCAATGGCACAAAATGTGACTTTGGTGCGGATCTCGTTGATACGAGGCTGGACTCCAAGGAGGGCTGTTGGACCGCGCAACTCAAAGGAAGTTCACAGGGACTTCATATGGTTGTCGTCACATCGGATCAGGTCGTGAAGTATGCCCCGACTCGATCAATCAAATGTGCTAAGACATACTTTCTCGTCACTGACACTCTGGATCGCCCATCATCAGATGAAAAAGGATTTGACCGTATCGCGGGCGTTCCATTCGAATTAGTTCCACTGAGTAATCCGGTCGCTCCGACGGAACCTGGGACACCCATCAAGGTGAAGTTGCTTTATAAGGGCAAGCCTATGGCGGATACAGTTGTTTCCTTTATTCCACGAGGCGTGACACTGGCAGAGGACTTCGACGAGCACTACGAGCGAAGGACGGATGCGGAAGGTACTGCAAGCTTCGAGCCTGAATCACCCAACGATTACCTCATTGTGGCTCACCACAATGAACCCAAGGAAAATGGCGATAGTTTTGAAAATACGAAATACTCAGCGACGTTAACGGTCAAAGTGACCGCTAAATGCGATTGCTGCGGTGAATGATTCGTCATTGAATCATCACGTGCTTTTCATGCTCCGCACTGGCAGTTGAGCAGGCTCGTTTTGGCCGCGTTGCCAGATGTCATGTACACGGAACTCATCCGACGGATTTGGGCAATCCAACCGGTAGTGAGTTCCTCGGCTTTCGCAGCGCCAGAGTGCTGCGCGGGTCATCAGAGCACCGACGGTGAGAAGGTTTTGAACCTCCCACCCCGCGCGATCATCAAAAATCTTGTCGAGGGTGTACCTCGCCCAGAAATCAAACATCTCAACCACATCTTCAAGTTGCTGGCCGTCTCTTTCGATACCGACATGTCTCCACATCACGCTGCGTAAGCTGGATCGGACATCACTCAGATCTAGCTCGGAACGATCAGATGGCCGGATATCACTGATAATCTTTGCTGGTGATGCCCCTAAGTCACCGAGCATTTCTTTGCAGATACGCCCAGTTATCTCTCCATAAACAAGTCCTTCCAGCAGGCTGTTGCTGGCGAGCCGATTCGCGCCGTGCAGTCCTGTTGCAGCAACTTCCCCGCAGGCATAGAGCCCCGTGATGTTAGTTCGTCCCGATTTATCGGTGTGAACCCCGCCGACCATATAGTGAGCTGACGGATGGATTGGAATCGGCGTCTTTCCAGGGTCGATATCGAACTTTTTAAGTAAATCAGTGATACCTGGGAATCGCTCAGCGAATTGTTTTGACCCAATGTGTCGGCAGTCGAGAAAGACGTGCGTAAAATTAGTCTTGGCCATTTGCGCAAGGATCGCCTTGGAAACAACGTCGCGCGGGGCCAGTTCGGCGTCTGCGTGGTAGTCCGTCATGAAGCGATAGCCGTTTCGATCTATCAGATAAGCCCCTTCACCCCGCACCGCTTCGGAGATTAATGAACGGCTGGCACCGGCCACATAGAGAGTGGTCGGATGGAATTGCATAAAGGCCATGTCAGCGAGTTTGGCTCCAGCACGATAAGCCATCGCTATGCCGTCACCCGTTGCAACTGCGGGGTTGGTCGATTCACGGAATACTTGACCGACACCTCCGGAAGCGAGAATAACCGCGTTTGCCCAGATCACCTGGAGGCCATACTTGGGGTGGTGCGTGATAGCCCCAACACATCGTCCACCTCCGTGTCCATTGGTGTCGAGCGTGATGAGGTCGAGAACGAAACAATTATAAAACTGCCGAATATTAGGACGGCTTCGTACCGTTCGGTCGAGTGTGATCGCCAGTTCGCGACCGGTGGCATCACCATCAGAATGGAGAATCCGGTGAAGTGAATGACCCCCTTCACGGCCAAAGGAAATTTCCCCCTCGC encodes the following:
- the amrS gene encoding AmmeMemoRadiSam system radical SAM enzyme; translated protein: MASAVEARWWHVDSRTPGKVICTLCPRECHIPEHSRGFCFVRANEGGKLVLTTYGRSTGFCIDPIEKKPLNHFLPGTPVLSFGTAGCNLGCKFCQNWDISKSREIDRLSEIASPDAIVEVAVQTGCRSIAFTYNDPVIWTEYAIDVARVAHERGIKTVAVTAGYISPVARREFFQHMDAANVDLKGFTEAFYRRNCQTQLAPVLDTIKYLSCETEVWQELTNLIIPGENDSVDETKQMCDWIVSNLGQNVPIHFTAFHPDFKMRDKVNTPHETLIRAHEIALAAGIRYAYCGNVRNVMRGSTYCHGCGCQLIERDWYEIGRFSLSNNRCMRCGTTIPGVFENHAGTWGRKRQPVRIPDIP
- the amrB gene encoding AmmeMemoRadiSam system protein B; amino-acid sequence: MSTHQGCIRATARAGQFYPSNVLEMQAMADQYLALGKKPRHPYRAIMLPHAGWIYCGETLGRTLGHCQIPNTAIIIGPRHTPYGSNISIASHTAWNIPGAAIPIATLVVKRLTTLLPSLPCEADAHRMEHGTEVLLPFLYQMNHNIQIVPMVLGQVNYADTNVIAKALAFVVKELETTGQRPLLVISSDMNHFASEEENRRLDGLAIEAMTSGDTKKLYDTCVRNDISMCGVIPAVTIMKTLQHETSQIKPILIDYTTSAKVSGDTSRVVGYAGVVID
- the ndk gene encoding nucleoside-diphosphate kinase, whose amino-acid sequence is MQTTLIILKPDAVQRNLMGRIITRFEDKGLQIVGAKMLKISTDLAARHYEAHKEKKFYPSLVKFMTSSPVLVLAIRGNNAIEVSRNMMGATFGSKAAGGTIRGDFGVSNSFNLIHGSDSPEAAKRELDLFFNAGEIHDFTRAVDHWVYDLSSGKAE
- a CDS encoding gamma carbonic anhydrase family protein; amino-acid sequence: MRLINGAYLADTARVVGEVELGQGVTLWYGVSIRGDVAKITIGEGTNVQDNAVVHCDAGFPNVIGSHTSIGHGALVHGERVGNGCLIGMGAILLGRTKIGNGCMIAAGAVVPPGMEVPDGMVVIGVPGKIVRPVTEQEKEYLRAIPPRYIEMGRLHSLGKDDVRTKPFGV
- a CDS encoding prepilin-type N-terminal cleavage/methylation domain-containing protein is translated as MFLPRHRSIAVRYAFTLIELLVVVSIIGLLVGILLPVLASARAAAKASICLSNVRLIGVAAHMYAQQSPGDAWVGYPGPGSDRKVLLYPYTNSGTSNSDRHIRQLWHCPEAKTQLNVTTGIEDVEASYGFNTYLNFIPLRLIMRPAETVALCDAGLNDDLLPRTATHVMPPSTLSNNILCRPNPRHSKSVNVAFVDGHASALKMIPPFYPNEAGVWLGNGITDPNNPNYKDELWDLR
- a CDS encoding DUF4198 domain-containing protein; the encoded protein is MGSSLKHWPPFHTCFATVTLFLMLLSTAHAHDIWIEVGTPIVREGDTVKTDLFLGNHGNNHRDFKQSGKVDPKNICCELIAPNGTKCDFGADLVDTRLDSKEGCWTAQLKGSSQGLHMVVVTSDQVVKYAPTRSIKCAKTYFLVTDTLDRPSSDEKGFDRIAGVPFELVPLSNPVAPTEPGTPIKVKLLYKGKPMADTVVSFIPRGVTLAEDFDEHYERRTDAEGTASFEPESPNDYLIVAHHNEPKENGDSFENTKYSATLTVKVTAKCDCCGE
- the nadB gene encoding L-aspartate oxidase yields the protein MNDVFDHRRYLIPFRATLLPQIFTDVLVVGAGVAGLRAALAAAEHPGTAGGSNSCDVIVTAKADFQQSNTYWAQGGIATVLASDDTFASHIEDTLKAGAGLCDESVVKTVVEGGPARIHELIQWGMRFDRAHGHSTAAQSTTPAFSEGEISFGREGGHSLHRILHSDGDATGRELAITLDRTVRSRPNIRQFYNCFVLDLITLDTNGHGGGRCVGAITHHPKYGLQVIWANAVILASGGVGQVFRESTNPAVATGDGIAMAYRAGAKLADMAFMQFHPTTLYVAGASRSLISEAVRGEGAYLIDRNGYRFMTDYHADAELAPRDVVSKAILAQMAKTNFTHVFLDCRHIGSKQFAERFPGITDLLKKFDIDPGKTPIPIHPSAHYMVGGVHTDKSGRTNITGLYACGEVAATGLHGANRLASNSLLEGLVYGEITGRICKEMLGDLGASPAKIISDIRPSDRSELDLSDVRSSLRSVMWRHVGIERDGQQLEDVVEMFDFWARYTLDKIFDDRAGWEVQNLLTVGALMTRAALWRCESRGTHYRLDCPNPSDEFRVHDIWQRGQNEPAQLPVRSMKST